From a single Miscanthus floridulus cultivar M001 chromosome 8, ASM1932011v1, whole genome shotgun sequence genomic region:
- the LOC136471533 gene encoding hydroquinone glucosyltransferase-like, with the protein MAASTTGACDTSSASSEWPSSPPELMEKLPSQKQVEVALFASPGAGHLIPLVELARRLATDHGFAVTLVTLTGMSDPAKDAAVLSSLPSSVATAVLPAVSLADLPPDIGFGTLMFELVRRSLPHLRALMEGASHGPVTALVCDFFGTAALPLAAELGAQGYVFFPNSFVMISIMRHIVELHGDIAPGEYRDLPDPLPLPGGLVLRHADLPDGFRDRNDPVYAYLVEEARRYGRADGFLVNSFDELEVAMAETFKRDAEDGAFPPVYPVGPFVRSGSGEESDESACLEWLDRQPEDSVVYVSFGTGGALSVEQTAELAAGLEMSGHRFLWVVRMPSLDGNPCALGTIPGDKDDPLASLPDGFLERTSGRGHAVVAWAPQVRVLSHPATASFVSHCGWNSTLESVAAGVPMVAWPLYAEQKTNAAILTEVTGVALRPAARGHGHGLVTREEIAAAVRELMEGEKGSAVRSRARELREASKRAWSSEGSSRRAMGEVAGKLKAALVNGNESIA; encoded by the coding sequence ATGGCTGCGTCGACCACCGGTGCATGTGACACGTCGTCGGCGTCGAGCGAGTGGCCGTCGTCGCCGCCGGAGCTCATGGAGAAGCTTCCGTCACAGAAGCAGGTTGAGGTTGCGCTGTTCGCGAGTCCCGGCGCGGGCCACCTCATCCCGCTGGTGGAGCTCGCGCGGCGGCTCGCCACGGACCACGGCTTCGCGGTCACGCTGGTCACGCTCACCGGCATGTCCGACCCGGCCAAGGACGCCGCGGTGCTGTCCTCGCTGCCGTCCTCCGTCGCGACCGCGGTGCTCCCTGCTGTGTCCCTCGCCGACCTGCCCCCGGACATCGGCTTCGGTACCCTCATGTTCGAGCTCGTCCGCCGCTCGCTGCCACACCTCCGCGCGCTCATGGAGGGCGCCAGCCACGGCCCGGTGACCGCGCTCGTCTGCGACTTCTTCGGAACCGCGGCGCTGCCGCTCGCCGCGGAGCTCGGCGCGCAGGGGTACGTCTTCTTCCCGAACAGCTTCGTCATGATCTCCATCATGCGCCACATCGTGGAGCTCCATGGCGACATCGCCCCCGGCGAGTACCGTGACCTCCCGGACCCGCTCCCGCTCCCTGGAGGCCTGGTTCTCCGCCACGCCGACCTCCCCGACGGGTTCCGGGACCGGAACGACCCGGTGTACGCCTATCTCGTTGAGGAGGCGCGGAGATACGGCCGCGCCGACGGCTTCTTGGTCAACAGCTTCGACGAGCTGGAGGTCGCCATGGCGGAAACGTTCAAGCGGGACGCCGAGGACGGCGCGTTCCCTCCGGTGTACCCTGTGGGGCCCTTTGTCAGGTCAGGCTCCGGCGAAGAATCCGATGAATCGGCATGCCTGGAGTGGCTGGATCGCCAGCCGGAGGACTCGGTGGTATACGTCTCCTTCGGCACCGGGGGCGCGCTATCCGTGGAGCAGACGGCCGAGCTCGCCGCCGGGCTGGAGATGAGCGGACACAGGTTTCTTTGGGTCGTGCGCATGCCGAGCCTTGACGGCAACCCCTGCGCCCTAGGGACGATCCCTGGCGACAAGGACGACCCACTGGCGTCGCTCCCTGACGGATTCTTGGAAAGGACGAGCGGCCGGGGCCACGCCGTCGTGGCGTGGGCGCCGCAGGTGCGCGTGCTGTCCCACCCGGCGACGGCGTCCTTCGTGTCGCACTGCGGGTGGAACTCGACGCTGGAGAGCGTGGCGGCCGGCGTGCCGATGGTCGCGTGGCCACTGTACGCGGAGCAGAAGACGAACGCTGCCATCCTGACCGAGGTGACCGGCGTGGCGCTGCGGCCGGCGGCGCGCGGCCACGGCCACGGATTGGTGACGCGCGAGGAGATCGCGGCTGCGGTGAGGGAGCTCATGGAGGGGGAGAAGGGAAGCGCGGTGCGCAGCCGGGCGAGAGAGCTGCGTGAGGCTTCGAAGCGGGCGTGGTCGTCGGAAGGGTCTTCCCGGCGGGCGATGGGGGAAGTCGCCGGCAAGCTGAAGGCTGCACTTGTCAACGGGAATGAATCGATTGCATGA
- the LOC136471534 gene encoding hydroquinone glucosyltransferase-like — MASVATSTAAAGPRPERPHVVLVASPGAGHLMPMAELARRLVAHHALAATLVTFSDISANPDAQSTAVLFSLRAANVSTATLPAVPLNHLPADARIETVLLEVIGRSIPHLRALLRDVGSAAPLAALVPDFFGTAALPLASELGVPGYVFFPSNLSALSVVQRAVELNDGAGAGEYRDLPDPLPLPGGVSLRREDLPDGFRDSKEPVYAHLIDEGRRYRTAAGFLVNSFYEMDPATVEDFKKAAEQGRFPPAYPVGPFVRSSSDEGGASSPCIEWLDRQPTGSVVYVSFGSAGTLSVKQTAELAAGLKDSGHRFLWIVRMPSLDGEHSDDMGRKSRGGGDENDPLAWLPEGFLERTRGRGLAVASWAPQVRVLSHPATAAFVSHCGWNSTLESVSSGVPMVALPLYAEQRMNAVVLSENVGVALRLRVRPDDGLVGREEIAAAVRELMEGEDGRAVRRRTGDLQQAADLAWAPDGSSRRTLEEVAGRWKAGAVGETFVVSSS; from the coding sequence ATGGCGTCCGTAGCCACCAGCACAGCCGCCGCCGGGCCACGCCCCGAGCGGCCGCACGTCGTGCTTGTGGCCAGCCCCGGCGCAGGCCACCTCATGCCGATGGCCGAGCTGGCGCGGCGCCTCGTGGCGCACCACGCCCTCGCGGCCACGCTCGTCACCTTCTCCGACATCTCTGCGAACCCTGACGCGCAATCCACCGCCGTCCTTTTCTCCCTCCGCGCGGCGAACGTTTCCACGGCCACGCTCCCCGCAGTCCCGCTCAACCACCTCCCCGCCGATGCCCGCATCGAGACCGTGCTCCTCGAGGTGATCGGCCGCTCCATCCCGCACCTTCGCGCTCTGCTCCGCGACGTTGGCTCCGCCGCCCCGCTGGCCGCCCTGGTGCCTGACTTCTTCGGCACCGCGGCGCTGCCCCTCGCCTCCGAGCTCGGCGTCCCGGGGTACGTCTTCTTCCCCAGCAACCTCAGCGCGCTCTCCGTCGTGCAAAGGGCCGTGGAGCTCAACGACGGCGCGGGCGCCGGCGAGTATCGCGACCTCCCGGACCCTCTCCCGCTTCCCGGGGGCGTGTCGCTGCGCCGCGAGGACTTGCCGGACGGGTTCCGGGACAGCAAGGAACCGGTCTACGCGCACCTCATCGACGAGGGCCGCCGGTACCGAACCGCTGCCGGCTTCTTGGTGAACAGTTTCTACGAGATGGATCCGGCGACCGTGGAGGACTTCAAGAAGGCGGCCGAGCAAGGCAGGTTCCCGCCGGCTTATCCGGTGGGCCCGTTCGTCCGGTCAAGCTCCGATGAAGGCGGCGCGTCGTCGCCGTGCATAGAGTGGCTGGATCGGCAGCCGACGGGATCCGTGGTGTACGTTTCCTTCGGGAGCGCCGGCACGCTGTCCGTGAAGCAGACGGCCGAGCTCGCCGCCGGGCTGAAGGACAGCGGGCACAGGTTCCTCTGGATCGTGCGCATGCCAAGCCTGGACGGCGAGCACTCCGACGACATGGGCCGGAAATCCCGTGGCGGTGGCGACGAGAACGATCCCTTGGCATGGCTTCCAGAGGGGTTCTTGGAGAGGACCCGGGGGCGCGGCCTCGCCGTGGCATCGTGGGCGCCGCAGGTGCGCGTGCTGTCCCACCCGGCGACGGCCGCCTTCGTGTCCCACTGCGGGTGGAACTCCACGCTGGAGAGCGTCTCGTCCGGCGTGCCGATGGTGGCGTTGCCGCTGTACGCGGAGCAACGGATGAATGCCGTGGTCCTGTCGGAGAACGTGGGCGTGGCGCTGCGGCTGCGCGTCCGCCCGGACGACGGGCTGGTCGGGCGCGAGGAGATCGCGGCGGCGGTGAGGGAGCTGATGGAGGGGGAGGACGGGCGCGCCGTGCGGCGCCGGACGGGGGACCTGCAGCAGGCGGCGGACCTGGCGTGGGCGCCCGATGGCTCGTCGCGCCGGACGTTGGAGGAGGTCGCCGGCAGGTGGAAAGCGGGTGCGGTTGGCGAAACATTTGTCGTTTCGTCATCGTGA